In Synechococcus sp. KORDI-100, a single window of DNA contains:
- a CDS encoding response regulator transcription factor gives MKPCILLIEDDRDMRDLVSGHLEHSGFDVQRADDGIKGQALALQYTPDLILLDLMLPKVDGLTLCQRLRRDERTASIPILMLTALGGTKDKVSGFNSGADDYLTKPFDLEELQARVKALLRRSDRAPVGSSNHHEILSYGPLTLVPERFEAIWFDSPVRLTHLEFELLHCLLQRHGQTVAPSLILKEVWGYEPDDDIETIRVHVRHLRTKLEPDPRKPRFIKTVYGAGYCLELPTGGQLEGLQDAVAMAREERNLQQGDRASA, from the coding sequence ATGAAGCCCTGCATCCTGCTAATCGAAGACGACCGGGACATGCGTGACCTGGTGAGCGGTCACCTCGAGCACAGCGGCTTTGACGTTCAACGCGCCGATGATGGAATCAAAGGCCAGGCTCTGGCGTTGCAATACACACCGGATCTAATCCTTCTTGATCTGATGCTGCCCAAGGTTGACGGTCTCACCCTTTGTCAGCGACTGCGTCGGGATGAGCGAACAGCCAGCATTCCGATCCTGATGCTGACCGCCCTGGGCGGAACAAAGGACAAGGTGAGCGGCTTCAACTCCGGTGCGGATGATTACCTCACCAAGCCCTTTGATCTCGAAGAACTTCAGGCTCGGGTGAAGGCTCTGCTGCGTCGCAGCGATCGCGCCCCGGTTGGATCCAGCAACCACCACGAAATCCTGAGCTACGGACCACTCACCCTTGTCCCCGAACGCTTCGAAGCCATCTGGTTCGACAGTCCCGTTCGTCTGACCCACCTCGAATTCGAACTTCTGCACTGCCTTCTGCAGCGACATGGCCAGACCGTGGCCCCGTCACTGATTCTCAAGGAAGTCTGGGGGTATGAACCCGATGACGACATCGAAACCATCAGGGTTCACGTCCGTCATCTGCGCACCAAGCTCGAGCCAGATCCACGCAAGCCGCGTTTCATTAAAACGGTCTATGGAGCCGGCTACTGCCTGGAACTTCCAACCGGCGGGCAGCTCGAAGGCCTTCAGGACGCCGTGGCCATGGCCCGCGAGGAACGCAATCTTCAGCAGGGCGATCGGGCCAGCGCCTGA
- a CDS encoding DNA polymerase III subunit delta': protein MTITGLFNDLIGQPLAVDLLQAALDQQRLAPAYLFAGPDGVGRRLAALRFLEGVLAGGAPSSRERRRLLERNHPDLLWVEPTFQHQGRLLSRTEAEEAGVSRRSPPQLRLEQIRGVARFLARQPVESARGMVVIEASEAMAEAAANALLKTLEEPWHGLLILLTAAPERLLSTIRSRCQLIRFLRLDPASMHQVLQQCGACADDPAELLALAAGSPGALLDHRQRWSALPEELTQRLRQKPAEPMEALSLARDLCEALDGEQQLWLINWWEQHLWHSGAGEQSLRRLEKLRRHLLSFVQPRLAWEVTLLDLSSR, encoded by the coding sequence ATGACGATCACAGGACTGTTCAATGACCTGATCGGGCAGCCGCTTGCCGTGGATCTTCTGCAGGCGGCTCTTGATCAGCAACGCCTGGCTCCGGCCTACCTGTTTGCAGGTCCAGATGGCGTGGGGCGACGGCTGGCGGCTCTGCGCTTTCTGGAAGGGGTTCTTGCGGGAGGTGCCCCGTCGTCTCGGGAGCGTCGACGACTGTTGGAACGCAATCATCCCGATCTGCTCTGGGTGGAGCCGACGTTTCAGCATCAGGGACGTCTTCTGTCCAGAACCGAGGCAGAGGAGGCCGGCGTGTCGCGCCGTTCGCCACCTCAGCTGCGACTGGAGCAGATCCGAGGAGTCGCTCGTTTCCTGGCGCGTCAGCCGGTGGAGTCCGCCCGCGGCATGGTCGTGATCGAGGCGTCTGAGGCGATGGCTGAAGCTGCAGCGAATGCCTTGCTGAAGACCCTGGAGGAACCGTGGCATGGACTGCTGATCCTGCTGACAGCCGCGCCCGAGCGTTTGCTCAGCACGATCCGTTCCCGCTGTCAGCTGATTCGATTTCTGCGTCTGGATCCAGCGTCAATGCATCAGGTCCTGCAGCAATGTGGGGCCTGCGCCGATGACCCTGCGGAGCTGCTGGCTCTTGCTGCCGGTTCTCCTGGGGCCTTGCTGGATCATCGCCAGCGTTGGTCTGCGCTCCCTGAGGAGCTGACGCAACGTCTGAGACAAAAGCCGGCGGAGCCCATGGAGGCACTGTCCCTCGCCAGGGATCTCTGCGAGGCGTTGGATGGAGAGCAGCAGTTGTGGCTGATCAACTGGTGGGAGCAACATCTCTGGCACTCAGGTGCCGGAGAACAGTCCCTGCGACGACTGGAAAAACTCAGACGCCATCTGCTGTCGTTTGTTCAGCCACGTCTGGCCTGGGAAGTGACGCTGCTGGATCTCAGCTCGCGTTGA
- the tmk gene encoding dTMP kinase gives MTGRLIVLDGIDGCGKSTQLQRLADWLPGSGLMPEGSGLICTREPGGTALGQAVRQLLLHTAADQAPCARAELLLYAADRAQHVDTLIRPALERGDWVLSDRFAGSTLAYQGYGRGLDAALIQQLERIATAGLIPDLTFWLALPVTESIRRRHGLEEDRIEAEGRPFLERVAAGFETLASQRDWCRINADRASMDVTSSLEQVLHQRFA, from the coding sequence ATGACGGGTCGTTTGATCGTTCTCGACGGGATCGATGGTTGTGGGAAATCGACGCAGCTTCAACGTCTTGCCGATTGGTTGCCTGGAAGCGGGTTGATGCCAGAGGGTTCAGGTCTGATCTGCACCCGTGAACCTGGTGGGACGGCTCTGGGGCAGGCGGTTCGGCAGCTTCTGCTCCACACAGCCGCCGATCAGGCTCCCTGTGCGAGGGCCGAGCTGTTACTCTACGCCGCCGATCGCGCGCAGCATGTTGACACCTTGATTCGCCCGGCTCTTGAGCGAGGCGACTGGGTTCTGAGCGATCGCTTTGCCGGTTCGACGCTGGCGTACCAGGGTTATGGGCGGGGGCTGGATGCTGCTCTGATCCAGCAGCTTGAGCGCATCGCCACCGCTGGCCTCATCCCCGACCTGACGTTCTGGCTCGCGCTTCCCGTCACGGAAAGTATCCGTCGACGGCACGGGCTTGAAGAGGACCGGATTGAAGCGGAGGGGCGCCCATTTCTCGAGCGCGTCGCCGCCGGTTTCGAAACCTTGGCCAGCCAGCGCGATTGGTGTCGAATCAATGCGGATCGTGCATCCATGGACGTGACCTCCTCACTTGAGCAGGTCCTGCATCAGCGCTTCGCATGA
- a CDS encoding heavy metal translocating P-type ATPase — MKCGGCVRSVERTLLEQPGVERADVNLVSRAAWLDLADSEGSVEAVLKALADRGFPARERSLEPVSGPSAAEDVRGLNWWRQWRQLMVALVLLLLSVLGHLSEAGHLSLPLIGRLPFHATLATVALLGPGRPILVGGFKAARAGAPSMDTLVGLGVSSAYLASLAALIWPSVGWPCFFNEPVMLLGFVLLGRFLEERARFRTGQALQQLAQLQPDTARLLMADGVMREVRVGALRPGERVQLLAGDRVPVDGVVVEGCSAVDVSSLTGEPLPLDASPGTELASGSLNLESSLVIEVTRVGSETALARIIRLVEQAQARRAPIQGLADRVAGRFCYGVIAFAIAVFLFWWLIGAELWPQVLHASSPGMVHGHGHQAGLGSGAETSIGLALKLAIAVLVVACPCALGLATPTVITVATGLAARRGWLYRGGDVIETAAAVKQVVFDKTGTLTLGRPLVTAVHAENPNHLLQLAASLESDSRHPLAYALLQEAQRRELDLLPVSDVRTVAGEGLKGVVGRDLEVCVGRPEWLTGQGLAWSDPFSLMQQESGGTPVTGTVVAVAEGTSILGFVEIEDQLRSDVSMALKQLRDQGLELAMFSGDRESAVRRLGQTLGFSEEELGWQMRPEQKLARLEQLRREQPVAMVGDGINDAPALAAADLGVAIGTGTQIAQDTAGMVLLGDRLDNLPDALRLARRTLAKVRQNLFWAFGYNLIALPIAAGVLLPSHGLLLSPPLAALLMALSSITVVVNALALRPA, encoded by the coding sequence ATGAAGTGCGGCGGTTGCGTGCGGTCTGTGGAACGCACGCTGCTGGAACAGCCGGGTGTTGAAAGGGCTGACGTGAATCTGGTGAGCAGAGCCGCCTGGCTGGATCTCGCTGATTCAGAGGGGAGTGTCGAAGCCGTGCTGAAAGCACTGGCTGATCGTGGCTTCCCAGCTCGTGAGCGCTCGCTCGAGCCTGTTTCAGGCCCCTCGGCTGCAGAGGATGTCAGGGGTTTGAACTGGTGGCGTCAGTGGCGCCAGCTGATGGTGGCCCTGGTGTTGCTGCTGTTGTCCGTCCTTGGACACCTCAGTGAGGCGGGTCATCTCTCTCTTCCGCTGATCGGTCGCTTGCCGTTTCACGCCACGCTGGCCACGGTTGCCCTTCTCGGCCCGGGTCGACCGATCCTTGTCGGAGGCTTCAAAGCCGCGCGGGCAGGGGCCCCCAGCATGGACACCCTGGTGGGACTGGGGGTCAGCAGTGCCTATCTGGCCAGCCTGGCTGCCCTGATCTGGCCGTCCGTTGGCTGGCCCTGTTTCTTCAACGAGCCGGTCATGCTGCTGGGCTTTGTGCTGCTCGGGCGTTTCCTGGAGGAGCGGGCTCGCTTCCGAACCGGTCAGGCCCTGCAGCAGCTGGCTCAGCTACAGCCCGATACGGCACGACTGTTGATGGCGGACGGCGTCATGCGTGAGGTGCGAGTCGGAGCCTTACGCCCCGGGGAGCGGGTTCAGCTTCTCGCCGGTGATCGGGTTCCGGTTGATGGTGTGGTCGTCGAGGGATGCTCGGCCGTGGATGTGTCGAGCCTCACCGGTGAGCCTCTTCCGCTCGATGCTTCGCCTGGAACGGAGCTGGCCTCGGGAAGTCTCAATCTTGAGTCGTCCCTGGTGATCGAGGTCACCAGGGTGGGCTCCGAAACCGCCCTGGCCAGGATCATTCGCCTGGTGGAGCAGGCCCAGGCTCGCCGGGCTCCGATTCAGGGACTCGCCGATCGTGTGGCAGGCCGTTTCTGTTACGGCGTGATCGCTTTTGCCATCGCCGTCTTTCTGTTCTGGTGGCTGATCGGTGCTGAGCTCTGGCCCCAGGTTCTGCATGCTTCCTCCCCTGGGATGGTCCACGGTCATGGCCATCAAGCCGGTCTGGGAAGCGGTGCGGAGACCTCCATCGGGCTGGCCCTTAAGCTCGCCATTGCCGTGCTGGTCGTGGCCTGTCCCTGCGCCCTCGGACTGGCAACGCCGACGGTGATCACCGTTGCCACGGGTCTGGCGGCCCGCCGTGGCTGGCTGTATCGAGGCGGCGATGTCATCGAAACAGCAGCCGCTGTCAAACAGGTGGTGTTCGACAAAACAGGCACGCTGACTCTCGGCCGTCCTCTTGTGACGGCTGTCCATGCCGAGAACCCGAATCATCTTCTGCAGCTAGCTGCCAGCTTGGAGAGCGATAGCCGGCATCCCCTGGCCTATGCCCTCCTGCAGGAGGCTCAGCGCCGTGAGCTCGACCTCCTTCCGGTGTCCGATGTGCGCACGGTTGCCGGTGAAGGTTTGAAAGGTGTCGTCGGTCGTGACCTTGAGGTTTGTGTCGGTCGTCCCGAATGGTTGACCGGCCAGGGACTGGCCTGGTCAGACCCGTTCTCTTTGATGCAGCAGGAGTCTGGCGGGACCCCTGTCACCGGAACTGTTGTGGCGGTTGCGGAGGGGACCAGCATTCTTGGATTCGTCGAGATTGAGGACCAGCTGCGTTCGGATGTCTCCATGGCGCTGAAGCAGCTGCGCGATCAGGGCCTCGAACTGGCGATGTTCAGTGGTGATCGGGAGTCGGCGGTTCGACGGTTGGGTCAGACCCTCGGCTTCTCCGAAGAAGAGCTGGGATGGCAGATGCGCCCGGAGCAGAAGCTGGCACGCCTTGAGCAGCTCCGCCGGGAGCAACCGGTGGCCATGGTGGGTGATGGCATCAACGATGCCCCGGCGTTGGCGGCGGCAGACCTTGGCGTCGCCATCGGCACCGGCACCCAGATCGCCCAGGACACAGCTGGGATGGTGCTGTTGGGAGATCGGCTGGACAATCTCCCGGACGCCCTGCGACTGGCTCGACGCACCCTGGCGAAAGTGCGTCAGAACCTGTTCTGGGCCTTCGGCTACAACCTGATTGCTCTTCCGATTGCCGCTGGGGTCTTGCTGCCAAGCCATGGTCTGCTGCTGTCACCACCCCTTGCGGCATTGTTGATGGCTCTCAGCTCGATCACGGTCGTCGTTAATGCTCTGGCTCTGCGCCCGGCATGA
- a CDS encoding photosystem I assembly protein Ycf3 has translation MGVSQPCIVPRSNRNDNFIDKSFTVMADLIVKLLPINARSKEAYVYYRDGLSAQNDGDYAEALENYEESLKLEDNPTDRGETLKNMAIIYMSNGEEDRAIETYRQALEENPKQPSCLKNMGLIFEKRGRIAEEEGRQDDADRWLDQAADVWTQAVRLNPGGYLDIENWLKSSGRSSVDVYF, from the coding sequence ATGGGGGTCAGCCAGCCATGCATCGTGCCTCGCAGCAACCGAAACGACAATTTCATCGACAAGAGCTTCACGGTGATGGCAGATCTCATCGTCAAGCTGCTGCCGATCAACGCCCGCTCCAAGGAGGCTTACGTCTACTACCGAGACGGGTTGTCAGCCCAGAATGACGGTGATTACGCCGAAGCTCTGGAGAACTACGAGGAGAGCCTGAAGCTTGAGGACAACCCCACCGACCGGGGCGAGACCCTCAAGAACATGGCCATCATCTACATGTCCAACGGTGAGGAAGACCGGGCGATCGAGACCTACCGCCAGGCCCTTGAGGAGAACCCCAAGCAGCCTTCCTGCCTCAAGAACATGGGACTGATCTTTGAAAAACGCGGACGAATTGCTGAAGAGGAGGGCCGACAGGACGATGCCGATCGCTGGCTGGACCAGGCAGCAGATGTGTGGACCCAGGCCGTTCGCCTCAATCCCGGTGGCTACCTGGACATTGAAAACTGGCTGAAATCCAGCGGTCGCAGCAGTGTGGACGTTTATTTCTAG
- the radA gene encoding DNA repair protein RadA, which translates to MPRSRSLFVCQACGAKTRQFFGRCPECGSWNTLVEQTIPSEDGRRRREGPDPAQAAAPRRSTAMASLDDRPLQRMATGSEEFDRVLGGGLVPGSLVLVGGDPGIGKSTLLLQSASAMASESSVLYVSAEESAQQVKLRWQRLAAGASELQLLAETDLELVLEELEALRPAVAIIDSIQALHDANLTSAPGSVGQVRECAAALQRLAKRQNISLLLVGHVTKEGMLAGPKVLEHLVDAVLTFEGDRFASHRLLRAVKNRFGATHELGLFEMQAAGLAEVGNPSELFLSDARASGVATIVACEGTRSLVVDLQALVNVTSYASPRRTATGIGTNRLHQILAVLEKHMGLPLSRFDCYLAVAGGLEVEEPAADLGVAAAVVASFRDLTLPAGTVLIGELGLGGQLRPVGQLELRLQEAARLGFKRAVVPKGSGLGPLAAGLDLALLEAESVSEALVLALGEQVRADG; encoded by the coding sequence AGGGCCCGGATCCTGCCCAGGCAGCTGCTCCGCGACGCTCCACCGCCATGGCCTCCCTGGACGATCGTCCTCTGCAGCGGATGGCGACTGGCTCGGAGGAGTTCGACCGGGTTCTCGGAGGCGGTCTGGTGCCCGGTTCTCTGGTGTTGGTGGGCGGTGATCCTGGAATCGGCAAAAGCACCTTGCTGCTGCAGAGCGCGTCGGCGATGGCCTCCGAGAGCTCGGTGCTCTATGTCAGTGCCGAGGAATCAGCCCAGCAGGTGAAGCTTCGTTGGCAGCGGCTCGCCGCTGGAGCATCGGAGCTGCAGTTGCTGGCCGAAACCGATCTGGAACTGGTGCTTGAGGAGCTTGAGGCGCTGCGACCGGCCGTGGCGATCATCGACAGCATTCAGGCGTTGCATGACGCCAACCTGACCAGCGCTCCAGGGTCGGTTGGCCAGGTGCGTGAATGTGCGGCGGCGCTGCAACGGCTGGCGAAGCGACAGAACATCTCGCTGCTGTTGGTCGGTCATGTCACCAAGGAGGGCATGCTGGCGGGCCCGAAGGTGCTCGAGCATCTCGTGGATGCGGTGCTCACCTTCGAGGGCGACCGCTTTGCCAGTCATCGGCTGCTGAGAGCCGTGAAGAACCGCTTTGGCGCCACCCATGAGCTGGGCCTGTTCGAGATGCAGGCGGCTGGGCTCGCTGAAGTGGGCAACCCCAGCGAACTGTTCCTCAGTGATGCCCGTGCCTCTGGTGTGGCCACGATCGTGGCCTGCGAGGGCACCCGCTCACTGGTCGTCGACCTCCAGGCCCTCGTCAACGTCACCAGTTATGCCAGCCCGCGACGGACGGCAACGGGGATCGGCACGAATCGACTGCATCAGATCCTGGCCGTGCTGGAAAAGCACATGGGTCTGCCGTTGTCGCGTTTCGACTGCTACCTGGCAGTGGCCGGCGGATTGGAGGTGGAGGAACCGGCGGCCGATCTCGGCGTGGCCGCGGCTGTGGTGGCCAGTTTTCGCGATCTCACCTTGCCTGCGGGCACCGTTCTGATCGGCGAACTGGGACTGGGCGGCCAGTTGCGCCCGGTCGGTCAGCTCGAACTTCGTCTCCAGGAAGCGGCGCGGCTCGGGTTCAAACGCGCTGTGGTTCCCAAGGGCAGTGGTCTGGGACCACTGGCGGCAGGTTTGGATCTGGCCTTGCTGGAGGCCGAGAGTGTCAGTGAAGCGTTGGTCTTGGCTTTGGGTGAGCAGGTGAGGGCGGATGGATGA